A single genomic interval of Planctomycetota bacterium harbors:
- a CDS encoding FHA domain-containing protein, whose protein sequence is MGLELHIRSATSHQTVTIGSTPITIGRHPGNVVRLVDDRTSRYHAVIEYNGNEVKVLDLGSRNGTRLNGDRITSATFKPGDVVKIGGVEIALIQTTAAPPMPRTEQSEVPDLGEPVDEVQLVPEDEAPASVKAPKSPKRPAARPPKKAPAKSTVTLDDDDDELSPDIVDENHKSLHNVIASLPAGAITASDVRLINARDEVVQSAHDQSPATSMLKQILVLCARSAASDVHIDPKRDEVHVRIRVDGMMVDAVTLHKTVATKLAGVIRILCDMDIAARQTIQEGRFSAMLPGRRVDYRVSITPSMHGHKIALRVLDQAVGPQRLADLGLPDWMHNQLRGLLKQDAGMLVVCGPTGSGKTTTLYAALRDIDAHQRNIITIEDPPEYQIEGVTQIPINEAQGNTFSTLLRSLLRQDPDVIMLGEIRDPETARVALQASMTGRLVFSTVHARDGIGTIFRLLDLGVEPYLIASALNMVLAQRLVRRLCDHCKQGAPLKPQQMMKMGRFAEGCSQIFYPAGCPKCLNTGFHGRAAIYELLTTNQDMRDIILDKPTHADLRRAMNMEVFNSLKDSGYRMVAEGVTPLDEIERVLGTE, encoded by the coding sequence ATGGGGCTGGAACTTCACATCCGAAGCGCGACGAGCCACCAGACCGTAACCATCGGCTCCACCCCCATCACCATCGGACGCCACCCCGGCAACGTCGTCCGACTCGTCGACGACCGTACCAGCCGCTACCACGCCGTCATCGAATACAACGGCAACGAAGTCAAAGTCCTCGACCTCGGCTCGCGCAACGGCACGCGCCTCAACGGCGACCGCATCACCAGCGCGACCTTCAAGCCAGGCGACGTCGTCAAAATCGGCGGCGTCGAAATCGCCCTCATCCAAACCACCGCCGCGCCTCCCATGCCGCGGACCGAGCAAAGCGAAGTCCCGGATCTCGGCGAACCCGTCGATGAAGTTCAGCTCGTCCCTGAAGACGAAGCCCCCGCCTCCGTCAAAGCGCCGAAATCGCCCAAGCGTCCCGCCGCCAGGCCGCCTAAAAAGGCGCCCGCCAAATCGACCGTCACACTCGATGACGATGACGATGAGCTTTCGCCCGACATCGTCGATGAAAATCACAAATCACTGCACAACGTCATCGCGTCCCTGCCCGCCGGTGCGATCACCGCGTCGGACGTGCGGCTCATCAACGCGCGCGACGAAGTGGTCCAGTCGGCGCACGACCAAAGCCCCGCCACGTCGATGCTCAAACAGATTCTCGTCCTCTGCGCCCGAAGCGCCGCCTCCGATGTGCACATCGACCCCAAGCGCGACGAGGTGCATGTCCGCATCCGTGTCGACGGCATGATGGTCGACGCGGTGACGCTACATAAAACCGTGGCGACCAAACTCGCCGGCGTCATCCGCATCCTCTGCGACATGGACATCGCCGCCCGGCAGACGATTCAGGAAGGCCGCTTCTCCGCCATGCTCCCCGGCCGGCGAGTGGACTACCGCGTGTCGATCACGCCGTCGATGCACGGGCACAAGATCGCCCTGCGCGTGCTGGATCAGGCGGTCGGCCCGCAGCGCCTCGCCGACCTGGGCCTGCCCGACTGGATGCACAACCAACTGCGCGGCCTGCTCAAACAGGACGCCGGCATGCTCGTCGTCTGCGGGCCCACCGGGTCGGGCAAAACCACGACGCTCTACGCCGCCCTGCGCGACATCGATGCCCATCAGCGCAACATCATCACCATCGAAGACCCCCCCGAATACCAGATCGAGGGCGTCACGCAGATACCCATCAACGAAGCGCAGGGCAACACGTTCTCGACGCTCCTGCGGTCGCTCCTGCGTCAGGACCCCGATGTCATCATGCTCGGTGAAATCCGCGACCCCGAGACGGCCCGCGTGGCGCTCCAGGCCTCGATGACCGGCCGATTGGTGTTTTCGACCGTGCATGCCAGGGACGGGATCGGGACGATTTTTCGGTTGCTCGATCTGGGCGTCGAGCCGTATCTGATCGCGTCGGCGCTAAACATGGTGCTGGCGCAGCGGCTGGTGCGGCGGCTGTGCGATCACTGCAAGCAGGGCGCGCCGCTCAAGCCGCAGCAGATGATGAAGATGGGCCGATTCGCCGAGGGATGCAGCCAGATTTTTTATCCCGCCGGCTGCCCCAAATGCCTCAACACCGGTTTCCACGGCCGGGCGGCGATCTACGAACTATTGACGACCAATCAGGACATGCGCGACATCATCCTCGACAAACCCACCCACGCGGACCTCCGCCGCGCGATGAACATGGAAGTCTTCAACAGTCTCAAAGACTCCGGCTACCGCATGGTCGCCGAAGGCGTCACCCCGCTGGATGAGATCGAGCGGGTGCTGGGGACGGAATAA
- a CDS encoding 3-isopropylmalate dehydrogenase, whose protein sequence is MSLNLAVIGGDGIGPEVTRQALRVLEAIAPSVKLGYTTKDFPFSAEHFIQTGHVLTDADIAELRKFDAIVLGAVGGKPNDPRLAGGVIEKGILLKLRFDLDQYINLRPVKLYPGIDTPLKNKTEKDIDFVCVRENTEDLYCGLGGIMRKGTAQEVANQTMVATRYGVERCVRYAFELARTRTRKHLTLVHKTNVLNFAGDTWLRTFKEVAAEYADVQTGYHHVDACCMYMVASPEVYDVIVVPNMFGDIITDLGAAIAGGMGIAASGNLNPDGVAPSMFEPVHGSAPDIAGQNIANPIAAIDSMGLLLREVGRIKNESAAVTAGRKIGAAVVKITPKFTGKKLDRSGYKCDEIGKMIIDAL, encoded by the coding sequence ATGTCACTGAATCTTGCGGTGATCGGCGGCGACGGGATCGGGCCGGAAGTCACGCGGCAGGCGCTGCGCGTGCTCGAGGCGATCGCGCCGAGCGTCAAGCTCGGCTATACGACGAAGGACTTCCCCTTCTCGGCGGAGCATTTCATCCAGACCGGTCACGTACTCACCGACGCCGACATCGCCGAGCTTCGCAAGTTCGACGCCATCGTGCTCGGAGCGGTCGGCGGCAAGCCCAACGACCCGCGCCTTGCCGGGGGCGTCATCGAAAAGGGCATCCTGCTCAAGTTGCGATTTGATCTGGACCAGTACATCAATCTGCGTCCGGTCAAGCTGTATCCGGGCATCGACACGCCGCTCAAGAATAAGACGGAGAAGGACATCGACTTCGTCTGCGTCCGGGAGAACACGGAGGATTTGTACTGCGGGCTGGGCGGGATCATGCGGAAGGGGACGGCGCAGGAGGTTGCGAATCAGACGATGGTGGCGACGCGCTACGGCGTGGAGCGGTGCGTGCGCTATGCGTTCGAGCTGGCGCGCACGCGGACCCGGAAGCATTTGACGCTGGTGCATAAGACGAATGTGCTCAACTTCGCCGGCGACACCTGGCTGCGGACGTTCAAGGAAGTCGCGGCGGAGTACGCCGATGTGCAGACGGGGTATCACCATGTCGATGCGTGCTGCATGTACATGGTGGCGAGCCCCGAGGTTTACGATGTGATCGTCGTGCCGAACATGTTCGGGGACATCATCACGGACCTTGGCGCGGCGATCGCCGGGGGCATGGGCATCGCGGCGTCGGGCAACCTCAATCCCGACGGCGTGGCGCCGAGCATGTTCGAACCCGTGCACGGCAGCGCCCCGGACATCGCCGGTCAGAACATCGCCAACCCGATCGCCGCGATTGATTCGATGGGCCTGCTCCTCCGCGAAGTCGGCCGCATCAAGAATGAGAGCGCCGCCGTGACGGCAGGCCGGAAGATCGGCGCGGCGGTGGTGAAGATCACGCCCAAATTCACCGGCAAAAAGCTCGACCGCAGCGGGTACAAGTGCGATGAGATCGGAAAGATGATCATTGACGCGCTTTGA
- a CDS encoding transcription termination factor Rho, which produces MSQRTGVIDLSQTTDGRLRLLDKTLVERAEDPLIPTRLIDQYGLRTGLTVSCIVGAKRGPEPNGKKKKKKKSRLAKELGAAPRVEQILEIDHIPVDQYKGFPALETRTSIDPQPRLTLEYPGCPPACRLIDLFCPIGYGQRGLIVSPPKAGKTTLLQQIAFAIQKNHPNVIVYALLIDERPEEVTDFRRNVPCDVLASSNDHPPERHVGLAIMGIERAKRLAEEGKHVVILLDSLTRVGRAFNTAPGIAQTGRTLSGGIDASALSIPKQLFGAARNTEEAGSLTILATCLVDTGSRGDQLIFEEFKGTGNMEMILDRDIANHRVFPAINLAASGTRKEHLLIDQPTLDTTTALRRRLLTMPPLQQVEQLLKALEHYKTNDELVGKNQPASAR; this is translated from the coding sequence ATGAGTCAACGCACTGGCGTGATTGATCTGTCGCAGACCACCGATGGTCGTCTGCGCCTGTTGGACAAGACCCTCGTCGAGCGGGCGGAGGATCCGTTGATCCCGACGCGCCTGATCGATCAGTACGGGCTCCGCACCGGGCTGACGGTCAGTTGCATCGTCGGCGCCAAGCGCGGACCCGAACCCAACGGCAAGAAGAAGAAAAAGAAAAAGTCGCGGCTCGCGAAGGAACTCGGGGCGGCGCCGCGCGTCGAGCAGATTCTCGAAATCGATCACATTCCCGTCGATCAGTACAAGGGCTTCCCCGCCCTCGAAACGCGCACGAGCATCGATCCGCAGCCCCGGCTGACGCTCGAATACCCCGGCTGCCCGCCGGCGTGTCGGCTCATCGATCTGTTCTGCCCGATCGGGTACGGCCAGCGCGGTTTGATCGTCTCGCCTCCCAAGGCCGGCAAGACGACGCTGCTTCAGCAGATCGCCTTCGCGATTCAGAAGAATCATCCGAACGTGATCGTGTACGCGCTGCTCATCGATGAGCGGCCGGAGGAAGTGACGGACTTCCGCCGCAATGTGCCCTGCGATGTGCTCGCGTCGAGCAATGATCATCCGCCGGAGCGTCACGTGGGGCTGGCGATCATGGGCATCGAGCGGGCCAAGCGGCTCGCCGAGGAAGGCAAGCATGTCGTCATTCTGCTCGATTCGCTGACACGCGTCGGGCGTGCGTTCAACACCGCCCCCGGCATCGCTCAGACCGGGCGCACCTTGTCCGGCGGTATCGATGCCTCCGCGCTGTCGATCCCCAAGCAGCTTTTCGGCGCCGCGCGCAATACGGAGGAAGCCGGTTCGCTGACGATCCTCGCGACCTGCCTCGTCGACACCGGCTCGCGCGGCGACCAACTCATCTTCGAAGAGTTCAAGGGCACGGGCAACATGGAGATGATCCTCGACCGCGACATCGCCAATCACCGTGTCTTCCCGGCGATCAACCTCGCCGCCTCGGGCACGCGCAAGGAGCATCTGCTCATCGATCAGCCCACGCTCGACACGACCACCGCCCTGCGCCGCCGGCTCCTGACGATGCCGCCCCTCCAGCAGGTCGAGCAGCTTCTTAAGGCGCTGGAGCACTACAAAACCAACGACGAACTCGTCGGTAAAAACCAGCCGGCCTCCGCCCGCTGA
- a CDS encoding CDGSH iron-sulfur domain-containing protein, which produces MARLIRHEATGPHEIKASSESTWICMCGLSQNYPLCDGHHKLCRKQEQPGKLYRYEGETAIEIEEK; this is translated from the coding sequence ATGGCCCGACTCATCCGTCACGAAGCGACCGGCCCGCATGAGATTAAAGCGTCGAGCGAAAGCACATGGATCTGCATGTGCGGCCTGTCGCAGAATTACCCGCTCTGCGACGGGCATCACAAACTCTGCCGCAAACAGGAACAGCCCGGCAAGCTGTATCGCTACGAAGGCGAGACGGCGATTGAGATTGAAGAGAAGTGA
- a CDS encoding glycosyltransferase — protein sequence MWRRTADRMNIAILIEKFDPAAGGAERSTEQIARRLVERGHSVTILTGRAAPDAMSGVTIRACPGLPPKFAAGLIHYAHWSTRELARGKFDVSLSMTTAAPAAVVEPRGGTVRETLARNVAMRSTELKRLLKQISIALTPKQLALLAAERRTLNSPLVKKIVAISPYVADQLFHHYTISSRRIALIPNAAEIRPMSQAERAALRDKTRDVLGLEPYHVVFFFAAMNPGLKGLSYLLDAFAKLKPVQPRARLIVAGTLAHRPQEQVHALGLSHEVKWVGPTRQMDALYTAADVTVLPTWYDPSSKVILESLLHGVPAVSTRYNGASQWIAAPQGEPVALSPFDENIEMPAGEGQAGRVIASPTDVAALERAMAELCDDDLRARCAAATTGLAARISMDVHVDALEQVLIEAASTPSPSGRGLG from the coding sequence ATGTGGCGACGGACCGCTGATCGCATGAATATCGCCATTCTCATCGAGAAATTCGACCCCGCCGCCGGCGGTGCGGAGCGCTCCACCGAGCAGATCGCCCGACGACTTGTTGAGCGCGGGCATTCGGTGACGATCCTCACCGGTCGGGCCGCGCCCGATGCGATGAGCGGCGTGACGATCCGCGCCTGCCCCGGCCTGCCGCCCAAGTTCGCCGCCGGGCTGATCCATTACGCCCACTGGTCCACGCGCGAACTGGCGCGCGGCAAGTTCGATGTCAGCTTGTCGATGACCACCGCCGCGCCCGCCGCCGTCGTCGAACCGCGCGGCGGCACGGTGCGAGAAACCCTCGCCCGCAACGTCGCCATGCGCTCCACGGAACTGAAGCGCCTCCTCAAACAGATCAGCATCGCGCTGACGCCCAAACAGCTCGCGCTCCTCGCCGCCGAGCGCCGCACGCTCAACAGCCCGCTGGTGAAAAAGATCGTCGCGATCAGTCCGTATGTCGCCGATCAGCTCTTTCACCATTACACGATCAGTTCCCGCCGCATCGCCTTGATTCCCAACGCGGCGGAGATTCGGCCGATGAGCCAGGCGGAGCGCGCGGCGCTGCGTGACAAGACGCGGGACGTGCTCGGGCTTGAGCCGTATCACGTCGTGTTCTTCTTCGCCGCGATGAACCCGGGGCTCAAAGGGCTCAGCTACCTGCTCGATGCCTTCGCCAAACTCAAGCCGGTGCAGCCCCGCGCCCGGCTCATCGTCGCCGGCACGCTCGCCCACCGCCCGCAGGAACAGGTGCATGCGCTGGGCCTGTCGCACGAAGTCAAATGGGTCGGCCCGACGCGCCAGATGGACGCGCTCTACACCGCCGCCGACGTCACCGTCCTGCCCACCTGGTACGACCCCTCCAGCAAGGTTATTCTCGAATCGCTCCTGCACGGCGTCCCCGCCGTCAGCACGCGCTACAACGGCGCCTCCCAATGGATCGCCGCCCCGCAGGGCGAGCCCGTCGCGCTCTCGCCGTTTGATGAAAACATCGAGATGCCCGCCGGCGAAGGTCAGGCCGGGCGCGTGATCGCTTCGCCGACAGATGTCGCGGCGCTGGAGCGCGCGATGGCGGAACTTTGCGATGACGATCTCCGCGCCCGCTGCGCCGCCGCGACGACCGGCCTCGCCGCCCGCATCAGCATGGACGTCCACGTCGACGCGCTCGAACAGGTCCTCATCGAAGCCGCATCGACCCCCTCTCCCTCCGGGAGAGGGCTGGGGTGA
- the waaF gene encoding lipopolysaccharide heptosyltransferase II: MTPTAPTQVERMLVVLPSWVGDVAMATPTLRALRGLYPAAHISLLVKSYVAPVIETAPWHDRIFHIRTTRRTAGSASNRRRTTGALAARLRHGNFDLAVLLPNSFRSAVICKMAGIERRLGYDRDGRGLLLTDRLLPMKTRGQYTPVSAVDYYLGLARYLGAAGSDPRMELFTRPEDDARATAMLDAAGVDRTKPIVMINPGAANHGDAKLWPAARFAAAADRIISAAGATVLVNGSPKERAILDEVHAAASHPLVDLPRLGSNLTLLKSLVRQCNLMITNDTGARHIAAAFDVPLISLFGPTDPRWTALEAHAENIIRFDVDCPACRAGGRGEHICMTAIGVEAVVQAALRQLNVATDR, encoded by the coding sequence GTGACTCCGACTGCGCCGACACAGGTTGAACGCATGCTGGTCGTCCTGCCCTCATGGGTGGGCGATGTGGCGATGGCCACCCCGACGCTCCGCGCCCTGCGCGGGCTTTACCCGGCGGCGCACATCTCGCTGCTCGTCAAGTCGTACGTCGCGCCGGTGATCGAAACCGCCCCGTGGCACGATCGCATCTTCCACATCCGCACCACCCGCCGAACCGCCGGCTCCGCGTCCAACCGCCGGCGGACCACCGGCGCGCTCGCCGCCCGGCTGCGCCATGGCAACTTCGATCTGGCCGTCCTTTTGCCCAACAGCTTCCGCTCCGCCGTCATCTGCAAGATGGCCGGCATCGAGCGCCGCCTCGGCTACGACCGCGACGGGCGCGGGCTCCTGCTGACCGATCGGCTTTTGCCGATGAAGACCAGGGGGCAGTACACGCCGGTCTCCGCCGTCGACTACTACCTCGGCCTCGCGCGCTATCTCGGTGCGGCCGGCTCCGATCCGCGCATGGAGCTTTTCACGCGCCCCGAAGACGACGCCCGCGCGACAGCGATGCTCGATGCCGCCGGCGTCGACCGCACGAAGCCCATCGTCATGATCAACCCCGGCGCCGCCAATCATGGAGACGCCAAGCTCTGGCCCGCCGCACGCTTCGCCGCCGCCGCCGATCGGATCATCAGCGCCGCCGGCGCGACCGTCCTCGTCAATGGCTCCCCCAAGGAGCGCGCGATTCTCGACGAGGTGCACGCCGCCGCGTCGCACCCGCTCGTCGATCTGCCCAGACTCGGGTCGAACCTGACGCTCCTTAAAAGTCTCGTTCGACAATGCAATCTGATGATCACCAATGACACCGGCGCCCGACACATCGCCGCGGCGTTCGACGTGCCGCTCATTTCCCTCTTCGGTCCGACCGACCCGCGATGGACCGCCCTCGAGGCCCATGCCGAAAACATCATCCGTTTCGACGTCGATTGCCCCGCCTGCCGGGCCGGCGGGCGCGGCGAGCACATTTGCATGACCGCCATCGGCGTCGAAGCCGTCGTCCAGGCCGCCCTGCGACAACTCAATGTGGCGACGGACCGCTGA
- a CDS encoding HAD-IIIA family hydrolase, with translation MDGQAAHDAGRRAMNQAVFLDRDNTIIHNDGDLGDPEQVKLIQGAASAIASLRGLGYKIVVVTNQGGVARGKYTEQDVQAVNERIARTVHQMSGATIDRFYYCPFHPQGSVEKYKREHPWRKPQPGMITQAIADMKLDPSACWMVGDQMRDVEAGHAAGVRTVLLRDDAVEKPSGDVEPDAVARNLVEAVRVIAQHRRSDHPAGSAAAAAETAAAAKPTHPAVEPLTASSTVAKPPRKPVRPFKPWTIQPVIVDVPEEKSDASSTPVEARQASPPPKVSPPTPPEPVHAEKVVEEFSEQVEQAVAAAVDAADAAEEPAEEAPASAHPATVDLAPEEVPLSGTRTEMLLEQILRSMKHRTADHDDFSMHKMLAAVFQMLAVACAGFGLFMVGDPVTYFQWITGAVLAQLAVITLLMLHGQK, from the coding sequence ATGGATGGACAGGCAGCTCACGACGCCGGGAGGCGCGCGATGAATCAGGCGGTGTTTCTGGATCGTGACAACACGATCATTCACAATGACGGCGACCTGGGCGACCCCGAGCAGGTCAAGCTCATTCAGGGAGCCGCCAGCGCGATCGCCTCGCTTCGCGGCCTCGGTTACAAGATCGTCGTCGTCACCAATCAGGGCGGCGTCGCACGCGGCAAGTACACCGAACAGGACGTGCAGGCGGTCAATGAGCGCATCGCGCGGACCGTGCATCAGATGTCCGGCGCGACGATCGACCGCTTCTACTATTGCCCGTTCCACCCGCAGGGCTCCGTCGAAAAGTACAAGCGCGAGCATCCGTGGCGCAAGCCCCAGCCGGGCATGATCACGCAGGCGATCGCGGACATGAAGCTCGACCCCAGCGCGTGCTGGATGGTGGGCGATCAGATGCGCGATGTCGAAGCGGGACACGCGGCGGGCGTCCGCACCGTGCTGCTGCGCGACGACGCCGTCGAGAAACCTTCGGGCGACGTCGAACCCGATGCGGTGGCGCGGAATCTGGTGGAGGCGGTGCGCGTGATCGCGCAGCATCGCCGTTCGGATCACCCGGCCGGTTCGGCTGCTGCGGCCGCGGAGACGGCTGCGGCGGCGAAGCCGACGCACCCGGCGGTCGAGCCGCTGACGGCCTCGAGCACCGTCGCCAAGCCGCCGCGCAAGCCCGTGCGTCCGTTCAAGCCCTGGACGATTCAGCCGGTCATCGTCGACGTGCCGGAGGAAAAGTCCGACGCATCGTCGACGCCGGTCGAGGCCAGGCAGGCCAGTCCGCCGCCGAAGGTGTCGCCCCCGACGCCGCCGGAGCCGGTGCATGCGGAGAAGGTCGTCGAGGAGTTCAGCGAGCAGGTGGAGCAGGCGGTGGCGGCGGCGGTCGATGCGGCTGATGCGGCCGAGGAACCGGCCGAGGAAGCGCCCGCGTCGGCGCACCCGGCGACGGTGGACCTGGCCCCGGAGGAAGTGCCTTTGAGCGGGACGCGGACCGAGATGCTGCTCGAGCAGATTCTGCGGTCGATGAAGCATCGCACGGCGGATCACGACGACTTTTCGATGCACAAGATGCTCGCCGCGGTGTTTCAGATGCTCGCCGTGGCGTGCGCGGGGTTCGGCCTGTTCATGGTCGGCGACCCGGTGACTTATTTTCAGTGGATCACCGGCGCGGTGCTGGCCCAGCTTGCGGTCATCACGCTGCTGATGCTTCATGGGCAAAAATAG
- a CDS encoding DnaJ domain-containing protein: MGAMPRDYYEILGVKRDADDAAIKKAYRKLAKKFHPDVNKDAGAQQRFAEVQEAYDVLSDKTKRGNYDQFGHAGVNLGSGAGPGSSGAGPRGQRTTYGGPGGFNVRFDQQGGGVRLDDVFEQLFGGHSRGDSGFGVGGDFHQQRGPTPGKDLETSVTVPFLQAAQGGTVTLKLSGSGGPQSIEMKIPKGVDDGAKLRLRGKGQPSPNGGPAGDLILSVHVTPHPWFKRDGLDLSLDVPVSIDEAVFGATIQVPTLGGKANLKIPPHTSSGAKLRIRGAGIESAKGQKGDFYARIQIKVPDQLDAEATAALEKLRGKLPDARHDLGW, encoded by the coding sequence ATGGGTGCTATGCCACGCGATTATTACGAAATTCTGGGCGTCAAGCGCGATGCCGACGATGCGGCGATCAAGAAGGCGTATCGCAAGCTCGCCAAGAAGTTTCACCCCGATGTGAACAAGGACGCCGGTGCGCAGCAGCGCTTCGCCGAGGTGCAGGAAGCGTACGATGTGCTCTCGGACAAAACCAAGCGCGGCAACTACGACCAGTTCGGCCACGCCGGCGTCAACCTCGGCTCCGGCGCCGGTCCCGGCAGCTCGGGGGCTGGTCCGCGCGGACAGCGCACCACCTATGGCGGACCCGGCGGGTTCAACGTTCGTTTCGATCAGCAGGGCGGCGGCGTCCGGCTCGACGATGTGTTCGAGCAACTGTTCGGCGGACACAGCCGCGGCGACAGCGGGTTCGGCGTCGGCGGGGACTTTCATCAGCAGCGCGGCCCGACGCCGGGCAAGGACCTGGAAACCTCCGTCACCGTCCCGTTCCTGCAAGCAGCGCAGGGCGGCACCGTCACGCTCAAGCTCTCCGGCTCCGGCGGGCCGCAGAGCATCGAGATGAAAATCCCCAAGGGCGTCGACGACGGCGCGAAGCTGCGCCTGCGCGGCAAGGGCCAGCCCTCGCCCAATGGCGGGCCGGCGGGCGATCTGATTCTGAGCGTGCATGTCACGCCGCACCCCTGGTTCAAGCGCGACGGGCTGGACCTGTCTCTGGACGTGCCGGTGTCGATCGACGAGGCGGTGTTCGGCGCGACGATCCAGGTGCCGACGCTTGGCGGCAAGGCGAACCTGAAGATTCCCCCGCATACCTCCAGCGGGGCGAAACTGCGCATCCGCGGCGCGGGCATCGAATCCGCCAAAGGCCAGAAGGGCGACTTCTACGCGCGCATTCAGATCAAGGTGCCCGACCAGCTCGACGCGGAGGCGACGGCGGCGCTGGAAAAATTACGCGGAAAACTGCCGGATGCCCGACATGATCTGGGCTGGTAA
- a CDS encoding glyoxalase: MRIIELNHVAIHIADVDRSIAFYRDVMMLRQLPRPEFDFDGAWFELGDGRQLHLIAGRVLPAHSHNRGTHFALHVADFDEAEAHIQSSGAPHKPRQRRPDGAWQLFVTDPDGHIVELCDNTTADAAKRTKFP; encoded by the coding sequence ATCCGCATCATCGAGCTTAACCATGTGGCGATACACATCGCGGACGTCGACAGGAGCATCGCGTTTTACCGGGATGTGATGATGTTACGTCAGTTGCCCCGCCCCGAGTTCGACTTCGACGGGGCGTGGTTCGAGTTGGGCGACGGGCGTCAGCTTCACCTGATCGCCGGGCGGGTCCTGCCGGCTCATTCGCACAACCGCGGCACCCACTTCGCCCTCCACGTCGCCGACTTCGACGAGGCGGAGGCGCACATTCAATCCAGCGGCGCGCCGCACAAGCCGCGCCAGCGCCGGCCCGACGGCGCGTGGCAACTGTTCGTCACCGATCCCGACGGCCACATCGTCGAACTCTGCGACAACACAACCGCCGACGCCGCGAAACGGACGAAGTTTCCGTGA
- a CDS encoding DUF2219 family protein: MRMFVCFFLACLMMGPVAFAQDDPFNVSVYIENDGSFLKPNHSTDRHYTNGFRLTAAHHPDWANDLADAMEPVFSLGPVADRKTAFGYSFGQNMYTPDEITIATLIPGDRPYACWLYVGGYLQRQVDNVFDHLELNLGVLGPAAQGEGTQKFVHRLVGADEPKGWDNQIGNEFAFDLVYRRKWKVALSPAEQVFRAELIPTVGGAAGLLRVQAEGGATFRVGWQLPDDFGPGRLDDPASATRIAYNHDKPGFYGFVRLGGRLVAHDATFEGGNFGHDHGVDLQHAVGEAQFGLVFLYRWFEMSYAQTYLTEQFKGQHGGDSYGALVFTFKCDF, translated from the coding sequence ATGCGCATGTTCGTCTGTTTTTTCCTCGCGTGTCTGATGATGGGGCCCGTCGCATTCGCGCAGGACGATCCGTTCAACGTCAGCGTCTACATCGAGAACGACGGCTCGTTCCTCAAGCCCAATCATTCGACCGATCGGCACTACACCAATGGGTTCCGCCTCACCGCGGCGCATCATCCGGATTGGGCCAACGATCTGGCGGACGCCATGGAACCGGTGTTCTCGCTCGGGCCCGTCGCCGATCGCAAGACGGCGTTCGGGTATTCGTTCGGGCAGAACATGTACACGCCCGACGAGATCACGATTGCGACGCTCATCCCCGGCGATCGGCCGTACGCCTGCTGGCTCTACGTCGGCGGGTATCTTCAGCGGCAGGTGGACAACGTGTTCGATCATCTGGAGTTGAACCTCGGCGTTCTCGGGCCGGCGGCTCAGGGCGAGGGGACGCAGAAGTTCGTGCATCGGCTCGTCGGCGCGGACGAGCCCAAGGGATGGGACAACCAGATCGGCAACGAGTTCGCGTTCGATCTGGTGTACCGGCGGAAATGGAAAGTGGCGCTGTCGCCGGCGGAGCAGGTGTTCCGCGCGGAATTGATTCCGACGGTCGGCGGGGCGGCGGGACTGCTGCGCGTGCAGGCGGAGGGCGGGGCGACGTTCCGCGTCGGATGGCAATTGCCCGACGACTTCGGGCCCGGCCGACTCGACGATCCGGCCTCGGCGACGCGGATCGCATACAACCACGACAAGCCCGGATTCTACGGCTTCGTCCGACTCGGCGGTCGGCTCGTCGCGCATGACGCCACGTTCGAAGGCGGCAACTTCGGGCACGACCACGGCGTCGACCTTCAGCATGCCGTCGGCGAAGCGCAGTTCGGACTGGTCTTCCTCTACAGATGGTTCGAAATGAGCTACGCGCAGACCTACCTGACCGAACAGTTCAAAGGCCAGCACGGCGGTGACTCTTACGGTGCGCTGGTGTTCACGTTCAAGTGCGATTTCTGA